A window from Elusimicrobiota bacterium encodes these proteins:
- a CDS encoding YhcH/YjgK/YiaL family protein encodes MIIDRIEDYKKHCLMHSHFEKVFEYLKNGVSADTKDGKYEILGKDVFAIVQSYETVAAGEKLFEAHRIYIDIQYVVSGTETIQWHPVKLLDLATEYNSEKDAAFYKLDKNASILKMSPGFFAVFFPEDGHIPGCLLDKSSLVKKVVVKIRV; translated from the coding sequence ATGATTATTGACAGGATTGAGGACTACAAAAAACACTGTTTGATGCACAGTCATTTTGAAAAGGTGTTTGAATATTTGAAAAATGGTGTATCTGCCGATACAAAAGATGGGAAATATGAAATTTTGGGCAAAGATGTTTTTGCTATCGTGCAAAGTTACGAAACAGTTGCGGCCGGTGAAAAATTATTTGAAGCGCACCGCATCTATATTGATATTCAGTATGTTGTGTCCGGTACAGAAACAATTCAGTGGCACCCGGTTAAGTTACTGGATTTAGCCACTGAATATAACTCAGAAAAAGATGCGGCATTCTATAAATTGGATAAAAATGCTTCCATTTTAAAGATGTCCCCAGGATTTTTTGCAGTATTTTTTCCGGAAGATGGGCATATACCCGGATGCTTACTGGATAAATCGTCTCTGGTTAAAAAAGTGGTTGTAAAGATAAGGGTTTAG
- a CDS encoding flavin reductase, translating to MKNEFKEVKPGVIKDNTFKLIGKDWMLVTAGKIDKYNMMTASWGALGVLWNKNVCFCFIRPTRHTYTFMESNDYFTICLFDEKYRDILNFCGSKSGKDINKMTATKLAAVKSDLGNVYFSEARIVIECKKIYFQDLNPKHFLDPKIDSNYPNKDYHRMYVGEIVKCLIR from the coding sequence ATGAAAAATGAATTCAAAGAAGTAAAACCCGGGGTAATAAAGGATAATACTTTTAAGCTCATAGGAAAGGACTGGATGCTGGTTACTGCGGGAAAGATTGATAAATATAATATGATGACTGCCAGCTGGGGCGCTTTAGGAGTTCTCTGGAACAAAAATGTTTGTTTTTGTTTCATACGGCCTACCAGGCATACCTATACATTCATGGAAAGTAATGATTATTTCACTATTTGCCTTTTTGACGAGAAGTACCGCGATATTTTAAATTTCTGCGGTTCAAAATCAGGCAAGGATATTAATAAAATGACAGCGACAAAATTAGCAGCAGTTAAAAGCGATTTGGGGAATGTTTATTTTAGCGAAGCGCGGATAGTAATAGAATGTAAGAAAATTTATTTTCAGGACCTCAACCCGAAACATTTTTTAGACCCCAAAATAGACAGCAATTACCCAAATAAAGACTACCACCGTATGTATGTAGGTGAAATAGTGAAGTGTTTAATTCGTTGA
- a CDS encoding ATP-binding protein has translation MYIPQYQLKNVSKYLKPQKALIIYGPRRCGKTTLLKEISKSLKTSYLFVDGEDIGVKNYLSSQSIEKLKSFIGKNKTLIIDEAQKIKNIGLNIKLMLDNIEDIKVIASGSSSFDLARDIGEPLTGRKFTLKLFPLAQIELENVQTKAQTTALLEDRLIFGSYPEVVINKDHRANKDYLREIVNSYLYKDILELDGVKHSEKLSRLLQLLAFQIGKEVSYTELGSNLSMSKNTAERYLDLLEKSFVIFKLSGFSRNLRKELVKNPRYYFYDNGIRNALINNYNPLSMRDDIGMLWENYIVVEMIKKQEYKRTFSNNYFWRTYDKKEIDLIEERKGNLYGYEIKWRAEKVKAPKEWLQTYKNAKFDVITKNNYLDFII, from the coding sequence ATGTATATACCGCAATACCAATTAAAAAATGTCTCAAAATACCTTAAACCACAAAAAGCGCTTATAATCTACGGCCCAAGGCGTTGCGGCAAGACAACACTACTGAAGGAAATCAGCAAATCACTTAAAACATCCTATCTATTTGTTGATGGTGAAGATATAGGTGTTAAAAATTATCTTTCAAGCCAATCAATTGAAAAACTAAAAAGTTTCATAGGTAAAAACAAAACGCTTATTATTGATGAAGCGCAAAAAATAAAAAACATAGGGCTGAATATTAAATTAATGCTTGATAACATCGAAGATATTAAAGTGATAGCAAGCGGTTCCTCGTCTTTCGACCTGGCAAGAGATATCGGGGAACCTTTGACGGGCAGGAAATTTACTTTGAAACTTTTTCCTTTGGCGCAAATAGAACTTGAAAATGTTCAGACAAAAGCCCAGACAACGGCGCTTTTGGAAGACCGCCTTATTTTCGGTTCCTATCCTGAAGTGGTTATTAATAAAGATCACAGGGCTAATAAGGATTATTTAAGAGAAATTGTGAATTCTTATCTTTATAAGGACATTTTGGAACTTGATGGAGTAAAGCATTCCGAAAAATTAAGCAGGCTTCTCCAATTGCTGGCTTTCCAGATAGGTAAAGAGGTTTCATATACCGAACTCGGGTCAAATCTTTCGATGAGCAAAAATACAGCTGAGCGTTATCTTGATTTGCTGGAAAAATCGTTCGTGATATTCAAACTTTCCGGTTTCAGCAGAAATTTAAGAAAAGAGCTGGTAAAAAATCCGAGATATTACTTCTATGATAACGGAATACGCAATGCTTTGATTAACAATTACAATCCATTATCAATGAGAGATGATATCGGTATGTTGTGGGAAAACTATATAGTTGTCGAAATGATTAAAAAACAGGAATATAAAAGAACTTTTTCAAACAATTATTTCTGGCGGACCTATGATAAGAAAGAAATTGACTTAATTGAAGAAAGAAAAGGCAATTTGTACGGTTATGAAATTAAGTGGCGGGCAGAAAAAGTGAAAGCGCCTAAAGAATGGCTTCAGACTTATAAAAATGCAAAATTTGATGTAATAACGAAGAATAATTATCTGGATTTTATAATATGA